Proteins encoded within one genomic window of Guyparkeria hydrothermalis:
- a CDS encoding SDR family oxidoreductase, with translation MKTALITGTNRGIGLELTRQLLDDGWRVHATARDPMGSAELTELAEHHPTTLQRHALDVHEPAAIDALSRELADESIDWLINNAGIYGPRGVAFGNVDDVEAWLEVFRINSIAPMLVMQAFAEQVARSEEKKIGILSSKVGSMGDNGSGGGYIYRSSKAAVNAVIKSASIDLELLGINVVALHPGWVLTDMGGPHAEITTAQSAAGLRHNMAELSEADRGRFIDIDGTTIPW, from the coding sequence ATGAAGACCGCACTAATCACCGGCACCAACCGCGGCATCGGCCTGGAACTGACTCGCCAGCTCCTCGACGACGGCTGGCGAGTCCACGCCACCGCGAGGGACCCGATGGGCTCGGCCGAACTGACCGAACTGGCCGAACACCACCCGACCACCCTGCAGCGCCATGCCCTCGACGTGCACGAGCCGGCAGCGATCGACGCGCTCTCACGGGAGCTAGCCGACGAGTCGATCGACTGGCTGATCAACAATGCCGGCATCTACGGGCCGCGCGGCGTCGCCTTCGGCAATGTCGACGATGTGGAGGCCTGGCTTGAGGTCTTCCGCATCAACAGCATCGCGCCGATGCTCGTCATGCAGGCGTTCGCCGAACAGGTGGCGCGCAGCGAGGAGAAGAAGATCGGCATTCTTTCGAGCAAGGTCGGCTCGATGGGCGATAACGGCTCGGGCGGCGGCTACATCTACCGCTCCAGTAAGGCGGCGGTCAACGCGGTGATCAAGAGCGCCTCGATCGATCTCGAGCTGCTGGGGATCAACGTCGTCGCGCTCCACCCCGGTTGGGTACTCACCGACATGGGCGGCCCGCACGCCGAAATCACCACCGCCCAGAGCGCCGCCGGGCTGCGCCACAACATGGCCGAGCTCAGCGAAGCCGACCGCGGGCGGTTCATCGACATCGACGGCACCACCATCCCCTGGTAA
- the ileS gene encoding isoleucine--tRNA ligase, with the protein MTDYKSTLNLPKTDFPMRGNLPKREPQMLERWQERDLYRAVREHATDRPKFVLHDGPPYANGDIHIGHAVNKILKDVINKTRLLEGFDTPYVPGWDCHGLPIELVVEREHGKPGVKLDERAFRQACRDYAASQIERQKQDFIRLGVIGDWDNPYRSMDFGFEADTLRALAGIIERGHLHRGEKPVHWCVDCGSALAEAEVEYQDKTSHQIDVAFAAIDPAAVNRAFGVEDEAPVDFVIWTTTPWTLPANQAVAMNAELSYQLIEIDGRRIVLAEGLAEEALSRMGAESHEVLGKATGEAFEGVRLAHPFLEREVPVILGEHVTLDAGTGLVHTAPAHGEEDFAVGKQYDLPVDNPVDGEGRFFADTPLVGGRDLKAGGKAILEQLESNGRLLAHSKFKHSYPHCWRHKTPLIFRATHQWFVSMTQQHLRADAIKALDEVEFTPDWGRARIEGMVENRPDWCISRQRFWGVPIALFAHKQTGHAHPDSAELMRRVAEQVEQHGVDYWFDLDPRELIGEDAAEYDKVIDTLDVWFDSGVTHWAVLDRREELTWPADLYLEGSDQHRGWFQSSLLTATALREQAPYRGVLTHGFTVDAKGRKMSKSLGNVIAPQQVIDKMGADPLRLWVASTDFSGEMTVSDEILQRTADAYRRIRNTARFLLANIDGFDPNNDAVADSDLLALDAWLVDRAAQLNCEVRDGFTAYQFHQMVARIHHFCSIELGAFYLDIVKDRIYTGQMDALMRRSAQTAMWRTVEALTRWIAPVLSFTAEEIWQHLPALADGREDTVFKATHVDALAPLLEDGHAGPKQRGFWDDLIAIRDAVNRHAEAARNEKRIKANLSANVEIWADETVADRLAALGEELRFLLIVSEATVGALADKPADVDAETIEGVGQLAVRITPMEAEKCERCWHFRPDVGTHDAHPTLCGRCIENIEGDGETRHLV; encoded by the coding sequence GTGACCGATTACAAATCGACGCTCAACCTTCCCAAGACCGACTTCCCCATGCGCGGCAACCTGCCCAAGCGCGAGCCGCAGATGCTCGAGCGCTGGCAGGAGCGTGATCTCTACCGCGCGGTGCGCGAGCATGCCACCGACCGGCCCAAGTTCGTGCTGCACGACGGTCCGCCGTATGCCAACGGCGACATCCACATCGGCCATGCGGTCAACAAGATCCTCAAGGACGTCATCAACAAGACGCGCCTGCTCGAGGGCTTCGACACCCCCTACGTGCCGGGCTGGGACTGCCACGGCCTGCCGATCGAGCTGGTGGTCGAGCGCGAGCACGGCAAGCCGGGCGTCAAGCTCGACGAGCGTGCCTTCCGCCAGGCCTGCCGGGACTACGCGGCCAGCCAGATCGAGCGGCAGAAGCAGGACTTCATCCGACTCGGCGTGATCGGCGACTGGGACAACCCCTACCGCTCGATGGACTTCGGCTTCGAGGCCGACACCCTGCGGGCGCTGGCCGGCATCATCGAGCGCGGCCACCTCCATCGCGGCGAGAAGCCGGTGCACTGGTGCGTCGATTGCGGCTCGGCTCTGGCCGAGGCCGAGGTCGAGTACCAGGACAAGACCTCCCATCAGATCGACGTGGCCTTCGCTGCCATCGACCCGGCGGCCGTCAACCGTGCCTTCGGCGTCGAGGACGAGGCGCCGGTCGATTTCGTCATCTGGACCACCACGCCCTGGACGCTGCCGGCCAACCAGGCCGTGGCGATGAACGCCGAGCTGAGCTACCAGCTGATCGAGATCGACGGTCGGCGGATCGTGCTGGCCGAGGGGCTGGCCGAGGAGGCGTTGTCGCGTATGGGCGCCGAGTCGCACGAGGTGTTGGGCAAGGCGACCGGCGAAGCGTTCGAGGGCGTCCGGCTGGCGCACCCGTTCCTTGAGCGCGAGGTGCCGGTGATCCTCGGCGAGCACGTCACGCTGGATGCCGGTACGGGGCTCGTGCACACCGCCCCGGCGCACGGCGAGGAAGACTTCGCGGTCGGCAAGCAGTACGACCTGCCGGTCGACAATCCGGTCGACGGCGAGGGGCGCTTCTTCGCCGACACGCCGCTCGTCGGCGGGCGGGATCTCAAGGCCGGCGGCAAGGCGATCCTCGAGCAGCTGGAGTCGAATGGTCGCCTGCTGGCGCATTCCAAGTTCAAGCACAGCTACCCGCACTGCTGGCGGCACAAGACCCCGCTGATCTTCCGCGCGACGCACCAGTGGTTCGTCTCGATGACGCAGCAGCACCTGCGCGCCGATGCGATCAAGGCGCTCGACGAGGTCGAGTTCACGCCGGACTGGGGCCGGGCACGCATCGAGGGCATGGTCGAGAACCGCCCGGACTGGTGCATCTCGCGCCAGCGCTTCTGGGGCGTGCCGATCGCGTTGTTCGCCCACAAGCAGACCGGCCATGCGCATCCCGATTCCGCCGAGCTGATGCGCCGGGTCGCCGAGCAGGTGGAGCAGCATGGCGTCGACTACTGGTTCGATCTCGATCCTCGCGAACTGATCGGCGAGGACGCTGCCGAGTACGACAAGGTGATCGACACCCTCGACGTGTGGTTCGACTCGGGGGTCACCCACTGGGCGGTGCTCGACCGCCGCGAGGAATTGACCTGGCCGGCCGATCTGTACCTGGAGGGTTCCGACCAGCACCGCGGCTGGTTCCAGTCCTCGCTGCTCACTGCCACCGCCCTGCGCGAGCAGGCGCCGTACCGCGGCGTGCTCACACACGGTTTCACCGTGGATGCCAAGGGGCGCAAGATGTCCAAGTCGTTGGGCAACGTGATCGCGCCGCAGCAGGTGATCGACAAGATGGGCGCCGACCCGCTGCGCCTGTGGGTGGCCTCCACGGACTTTTCCGGTGAAATGACGGTCTCCGACGAGATCCTGCAACGCACCGCCGATGCCTACCGCCGCATCCGCAACACCGCGCGTTTCCTGCTGGCAAACATCGACGGTTTTGATCCGAACAACGATGCGGTCGCCGACAGTGATCTGCTGGCGCTGGACGCCTGGCTGGTCGACCGTGCCGCGCAGCTCAACTGCGAGGTGCGCGACGGCTTTACGGCCTACCAGTTCCACCAGATGGTCGCGCGCATCCACCATTTCTGCTCGATCGAACTGGGTGCGTTCTACCTCGACATCGTCAAGGACCGTATCTACACCGGCCAGATGGACGCGCTGATGCGTCGCTCCGCGCAAACGGCGATGTGGCGCACAGTCGAGGCGCTGACCCGCTGGATTGCCCCGGTGCTGTCGTTCACCGCCGAGGAAATCTGGCAGCACCTGCCGGCGCTCGCCGATGGCCGCGAGGACACCGTCTTCAAGGCCACCCACGTCGACGCCCTCGCCCCGCTGCTCGAGGACGGCCACGCCGGTCCGAAGCAGCGCGGCTTCTGGGATGACCTGATCGCCATTCGCGACGCGGTCAACCGCCATGCCGAGGCGGCGCGCAACGAGAAGCGCATCAAGGCGAACCTGTCGGCCAACGTCGAGATCTGGGCCGACGAAACGGTTGCCGATCGCCTGGCCGCCTTGGGTGAGGAGCTCCGCTTCCTGCTGATCGTCTCCGAGGCGACCGTGGGTGCGCTGGCGGACAAGCCGGCCGACGTCGATGCCGAGACCATCGAGGGCGTAGGTCAGCTCGCGGTGCGGATCACGCCGATGGAGGCCGAGAAGTGCGAGCGTTGCTGGCACTTCCGTCCCGATGTCGGTACGCACGACGCGCACCCGACTCTCTGCGGTCGTTGCATCGAGAACATCGAGGGTGACGGGGAAACCCGCCACTTGGTGTGA
- the ispH gene encoding 4-hydroxy-3-methylbut-2-enyl diphosphate reductase has product MKIQLANPRGFCAGVDRAVEIVDRALESFGAPIYVRHEIVHNRYIVDNLRDKGAIFIEDLADVPDDSTLIFSAHGVSKSIQDTAAERGLKVFDATCPLVTKVHMEVARHSRAGRDVVLVGHDGHPEVEGTMGHFDPSFGGRIHLVEKISDVERLEVDNPKGLAWATQTTLSVDETRAIITALQERFPHVEGPRKDDICYATQNRQDAVRELAESCEVVLVVGSKTSSNSNRLREIAEQVGVPAYLIDAADDIDPAWFEGCGRVGLTAGASAPEILVQQVIERLKLDCEATLEEREPTVVENMIFPLPASLRHAN; this is encoded by the coding sequence ATGAAGATCCAGTTGGCCAATCCGCGCGGCTTCTGCGCCGGGGTCGACCGGGCGGTCGAGATCGTCGACCGTGCGCTTGAGTCCTTCGGCGCGCCGATCTACGTGCGCCACGAGATCGTCCACAATCGCTACATCGTCGACAACCTGCGCGACAAGGGAGCGATCTTTATCGAGGATCTGGCTGACGTGCCGGACGACTCGACCCTGATCTTCTCCGCCCACGGCGTCTCCAAGTCGATCCAGGACACCGCCGCCGAACGCGGCCTGAAGGTGTTCGATGCGACCTGCCCGCTGGTGACCAAGGTGCATATGGAAGTGGCGCGCCATTCGCGCGCCGGACGCGACGTGGTGCTGGTCGGTCACGACGGACACCCCGAGGTCGAGGGCACCATGGGGCATTTCGATCCGTCCTTCGGCGGACGGATCCATCTGGTCGAGAAGATCAGCGACGTCGAGCGCCTGGAGGTGGACAACCCCAAGGGGCTGGCCTGGGCGACGCAGACCACGCTCTCGGTCGACGAGACGCGCGCCATCATCACAGCGTTGCAGGAGCGATTTCCTCATGTCGAGGGGCCGCGCAAGGACGATATCTGCTACGCCACGCAGAATCGCCAGGATGCGGTGCGCGAGCTCGCGGAAAGCTGTGAGGTGGTGCTGGTGGTCGGCTCCAAGACGAGCTCGAACTCCAACCGCCTGCGCGAGATCGCCGAGCAGGTCGGCGTGCCCGCCTACTTGATCGATGCCGCGGACGACATCGATCCGGCATGGTTCGAGGGCTGTGGTCGCGTCGGTCTCACGGCCGGGGCGTCGGCGCCGGAAATTCTCGTCCAGCAGGTGATCGAACGCCTCAAGCTCGACTGCGAGGCCACGCTCGAAGAGCGCGAGCCGACGGTAGTCGAGAACATGATCTTCCCCCTCCCCGCTTCCCTGCGGCACGCCAACTGA
- a CDS encoding porin has protein sequence MPSFAYPGVSTRSRPLLLATLSLLAPGTALAFEPELAVTVDASYYDDTQDGHGDQALNEIAGALAVHEHEEGTHGLEQGVNLRPTEITVGGTLDHDTEIRLTATVSDTGAVDVEEAFVATELPRGVKLTAGRFYSGIGYQNARHPHAWDFVDQNLAYRALLGEHGLSDIGLQAVFTPIGRPDIHVGVEAFRGDENERLGTSVSHADHLPDRAEAPRLWTAFVKATPSIGDEHRFRFGASTALFRSHQEHHEEGEPDEHALDGDARLYGLEAVYHHEAGGQQGRGDWRLAAEYLRAEKYLTITHHNSEPVAVGNSRTFVEDGFYLQAIYGIAPNWELGLRFDAAGLTNELPDARTGLLTDPGESRRWTAAATWHLSETSRLRGQVARVSAALEDGRERYTQFYLQYQWRLALGGHRHAH, from the coding sequence ATGCCCTCTTTTGCTTACCCGGGCGTATCGACACGCTCACGCCCCCTGCTTCTCGCCACCCTGTCCCTACTGGCCCCCGGCACCGCACTCGCCTTCGAACCGGAACTTGCCGTGACCGTGGATGCGAGCTATTACGACGACACGCAGGACGGACACGGTGACCAAGCACTCAACGAGATCGCAGGCGCACTCGCCGTGCACGAACACGAAGAGGGGACACACGGTCTCGAACAGGGCGTCAATCTCCGCCCGACCGAAATCACGGTTGGCGGCACACTGGATCACGACACCGAAATCCGCCTGACCGCCACCGTTTCGGACACGGGAGCCGTGGACGTCGAGGAGGCCTTCGTCGCCACCGAACTGCCCCGGGGCGTGAAACTGACCGCCGGCCGGTTCTACTCGGGCATCGGCTACCAGAACGCACGCCACCCGCATGCCTGGGACTTTGTCGACCAGAATCTCGCCTATCGCGCCCTGCTGGGCGAACACGGCCTCTCCGATATCGGCCTGCAGGCCGTCTTCACGCCGATCGGCCGCCCCGACATCCATGTCGGCGTGGAGGCATTCCGCGGTGACGAGAACGAACGCCTTGGGACCAGTGTCTCGCACGCCGACCACTTGCCGGACCGCGCGGAGGCACCTCGGCTCTGGACGGCATTCGTGAAGGCCACACCCAGCATCGGCGACGAGCATCGGTTCCGATTCGGTGCCTCGACCGCGCTGTTCCGCAGCCACCAGGAGCACCACGAGGAAGGGGAGCCCGACGAACATGCGCTTGACGGCGACGCACGGCTGTACGGGCTGGAGGCCGTGTACCACCACGAGGCCGGCGGTCAGCAGGGACGAGGAGACTGGCGCCTGGCGGCCGAATACCTGCGGGCGGAAAAGTATTTGACGATCACTCACCACAACAGCGAGCCGGTCGCGGTCGGCAATAGCCGCACGTTCGTCGAGGATGGCTTCTATCTGCAGGCCATCTACGGCATTGCCCCGAATTGGGAGCTCGGCCTGCGCTTCGACGCGGCCGGGCTGACCAACGAGCTGCCAGACGCGCGCACTGGTCTCCTCACCGATCCCGGGGAAAGCCGACGCTGGACGGCCGCGGCCACCTGGCACCTGAGCGAGACCAGTCGACTTCGGGGCCAGGTCGCACGCGTGAGTGCCGCACTGGAGGATGGCCGTGAGCGGTACACGCAGTTCTATCTTCAGTACCAGTGGCGGCTGGCGCTTGGCGGGCATCGCCACGCGCACTGA
- the lspA gene encoding signal peptidase II — MRRPVTNLRWLWLSLGVLVADQLTKWAALAGLAYARPVEILPFFNLTLLYNTGAAFSFLADHDGWQRWFFVFLAVVIVAALLAWLFFVAIPDCRIKAGIAAIIGGAVGNVIDRVAYGHVVDFLDFHWAGWHWPAFNIADAAITIGVILIIWAELRPQRQPSASDDRR; from the coding sequence ATGCGGCGTCCTGTTACCAACCTGCGCTGGCTGTGGCTTTCGCTCGGTGTGCTCGTCGCCGACCAGTTGACCAAGTGGGCCGCACTGGCAGGGCTTGCCTATGCGCGACCGGTAGAGATCCTGCCGTTTTTCAACCTGACGCTGCTGTACAACACCGGGGCGGCCTTCTCCTTCCTCGCCGACCACGATGGCTGGCAGCGCTGGTTCTTCGTCTTTCTCGCTGTGGTGATCGTCGCGGCCCTGCTGGCATGGCTGTTCTTCGTCGCGATCCCTGATTGCCGGATCAAGGCCGGCATCGCCGCGATCATCGGCGGGGCGGTAGGCAATGTGATCGACCGGGTGGCCTACGGTCACGTGGTCGACTTTCTCGATTTCCACTGGGCGGGCTGGCACTGGCCGGCCTTCAACATCGCCGATGCGGCCATTACCATCGGCGTGATTCTTATCATCTGGGCCGAGTTGCGGCCCCAACGGCAACCGAGTGCATCCGATGACCGACGCTGA
- the glnA gene encoding glutamate--ammonia ligase has protein sequence MTMMEEHGVKFVDFRFTDTLGKQQHVTYPASHIDEDTFEEGVMFDGSSIAGWKGINASDMILMPDAESANIDPFSEEPTLIVICDIIEPDTMQGYNRDPRSVARRAEAYIQSSGLADVAFFGPENEFFILDDVRWGSDMSGSFVKIDSKEAAWNAERVYEDGNMGHRPGVKGGYFPVPPVDSLHDIRQAMCLVLEEMGQNVEVHHHEVATAGQCEIGVAFNTLVKKADEVQDLKYVIHNVAHAYGKTATFMPKPIVGDNGSGMHVHQSMGKDGKNLFSGDGYAGLSEMALYYIGGIIKHARALNAFCNPSTNSYKRLVPGFEAPVKLAYSSRNRSASIRIPFVANPKARRVELRFPDSTANPYLAFAAMLMAGIDGIQNKIHPGEAASKNLYDLPPEEEKDIPEVAFSLDEALKALDEDREFLTRGDVFSDDLIDAYIELKGEEVQLLRMTTHPVEFDMYYSV, from the coding sequence ATGACCATGATGGAAGAGCACGGCGTCAAGTTCGTCGACTTCCGCTTTACCGACACGCTGGGCAAGCAGCAGCACGTCACCTACCCGGCCAGCCACATCGACGAGGACACCTTCGAAGAAGGCGTCATGTTCGACGGCTCCTCGATCGCCGGCTGGAAGGGCATCAACGCATCGGACATGATCCTCATGCCGGACGCCGAGTCCGCCAACATCGACCCGTTCTCCGAAGAGCCGACCCTGATCGTCATCTGCGACATCATCGAGCCGGACACCATGCAGGGCTACAACCGTGACCCGCGCTCGGTCGCTCGTCGCGCCGAGGCCTACATCCAGTCCTCCGGCCTGGCCGACGTCGCCTTCTTCGGTCCGGAGAACGAGTTCTTCATCCTCGACGACGTTCGCTGGGGCTCGGACATGTCCGGCTCGTTCGTCAAGATCGACTCCAAGGAAGCCGCGTGGAATGCCGAACGCGTCTACGAAGACGGCAACATGGGCCACCGCCCGGGCGTCAAGGGGGGCTACTTCCCGGTACCGCCGGTCGACTCCCTGCACGACATCCGCCAGGCCATGTGCCTTGTGCTCGAGGAGATGGGCCAGAACGTCGAGGTACATCACCACGAAGTCGCAACCGCCGGCCAGTGCGAGATTGGCGTCGCGTTCAACACGCTGGTCAAGAAGGCCGACGAGGTCCAGGATCTCAAGTACGTGATCCACAACGTCGCGCACGCCTACGGCAAGACCGCCACCTTCATGCCCAAGCCGATCGTCGGCGACAACGGCTCCGGCATGCACGTCCACCAGTCCATGGGCAAGGACGGCAAGAACCTGTTCTCTGGTGACGGCTACGCGGGTCTGTCCGAAATGGCGCTCTACTACATTGGCGGCATCATCAAGCACGCCCGCGCACTGAACGCCTTCTGCAACCCGTCAACCAACAGCTACAAGCGTCTGGTTCCGGGCTTCGAAGCGCCGGTCAAGCTGGCATACTCCAGCCGTAACCGCTCGGCTTCCATCCGGATCCCGTTCGTCGCCAACCCGAAGGCGCGCCGCGTCGAGCTGCGCTTCCCGGACTCCACCGCCAACCCGTACCTCGCGTTCGCGGCAATGCTGATGGCCGGCATCGACGGCATCCAGAACAAGATCCACCCGGGCGAAGCGGCAAGCAAGAACCTCTACGACCTGCCGCCGGAAGAAGAGAAGGATATCCCGGAAGTGGCCTTCTCCCTGGACGAAGCCCTCAAGGCCCTGGACGAGGACCGCGAATTCCTCACCCGTGGCGACGTCTTCAGCGACGACCTGATCGACGCCTACATCGAGCTCAAGGGCGAGGAAGTCCAGCTGCTGCGGATGACCACGCACCCGGTCGAGTTCGACATGTACTACAGCGTGTAA
- a CDS encoding CsbD family protein produces the protein MKWEHIEGNWRSFVGCAEEYWGRITGDEFAVIEGKKQELIGKIQRRYGVSEAEAREQIREFREKLKEKLGPDGVPTEDCKSLKDSGD, from the coding sequence ATGAAGTGGGAACACATTGAGGGCAACTGGCGATCGTTCGTTGGTTGTGCCGAGGAATACTGGGGTCGTATCACGGGCGACGAGTTTGCCGTGATCGAAGGGAAGAAGCAGGAACTGATCGGCAAGATCCAGCGGCGCTACGGCGTGAGCGAAGCGGAGGCACGGGAGCAGATTCGGGAGTTTCGGGAGAAGTTGAAGGAAAAGCTCGGCCCTGACGGTGTGCCCACGGAGGACTGCAAGTCCTTGAAGGATTCGGGAGACTGA
- a CDS encoding SDR family oxidoreductase: MKTALITGTNRGIGLELTRQLLDDGWRVHATAHHPVDSTELTELAEQFPATLERHALDVGDPTAINALSRELADESIDWLINNAGIYSPRGAAFGNVEDVDVWLEVFRINSVAPMLVMQAFAEQVARSEEKKIGILSSKVGSTGDNGSGGGYIYRSSKAAVKAAVNAVITSASIDLEPRGINVVALHPGSVWTDMGGPHAEITTAQSAAGLRHNMAELSEADRGRFIDIDGTTIPW, from the coding sequence GTGAAGACCGCACTGATCACCGGCACCAACCGTGGCATTGGCCTGGAACTGACTCGCCAGCTCCTCGACGACGGCTGGCGAGTCCACGCCACCGCTCACCACCCGGTGGACTCGACCGAGCTCACTGAGCTAGCCGAACAGTTTCCGGCCACGCTGGAACGCCACGCACTCGACGTGGGTGATCCGACCGCCATCAATGCGCTCTCCCGCGAACTGGCGGACGAATCGATCGACTGGCTGATCAACAACGCCGGCATCTACAGCCCACGCGGTGCCGCCTTCGGCAACGTCGAAGACGTCGATGTCTGGCTGGAGGTGTTCCGCATCAACAGCGTCGCGCCGATGCTCGTGATGCAGGCGTTCGCCGAGCAGGTTGCCCGCAGTGAGGAGAAGAAGATCGGCATTCTTTCGAGCAAGGTCGGCTCGACGGGCGACAACGGCTCGGGCGGTGGTTACATCTACCGCTCCAGCAAGGCGGCGGTCAAGGCGGCGGTCAACGCGGTGATCACGAGCGCCTCGATCGACCTCGAACCCCGGGGCATCAACGTCGTCGCGCTCCATCCCGGCTCGGTATGGACCGACATGGGCGGCCCGCACGCCGAGATCACCACCGCCCAGAGCGCCGCCGGACTGCGCCACAACATGGCCGAGCTGAGCGAAGCCGACCGCGGGCGGTTCATCGACATCGACGGCACCACCATCCCCTGGTAA
- a CDS encoding metalloregulator ArsR/SmtB family transcription factor: MNREANIQPEALFRALGDSTRLRSLMLLLREGELCVCELTMSLDLSQPKISRHLAHLREAGIAEVRRDGTWVFYRVNERLPDWAREVLRCTLAGTEELETFQVDRARLADLDERPSRDRA; encoded by the coding sequence GTGAATAGAGAAGCGAACATACAACCCGAGGCCCTTTTTCGCGCACTGGGCGACTCCACACGGCTGCGAAGCCTGATGCTGTTACTGCGGGAGGGTGAGCTGTGTGTCTGCGAACTGACCATGTCGCTCGACCTGAGTCAGCCCAAGATCTCCCGGCACCTTGCCCACCTGCGCGAGGCGGGCATCGCCGAGGTGCGCCGCGACGGCACGTGGGTGTTCTACCGCGTCAACGAGCGGCTGCCCGACTGGGCTCGAGAAGTTCTGCGATGCACCTTGGCCGGCACCGAAGAGCTGGAAACGTTCCAGGTCGACCGGGCACGGCTGGCCGACCTGGACGAGCGCCCGTCACGAGACCGCGCCTGA
- a CDS encoding GspH/FimT family pseudopilin, with product MTALTSKVIGQGFSLIELMVTITVLAVTLAIAIPAFSAITAQNRLAAASNGVQGAVMAARQAAINLGQPVALCAGNPGIGCSGEWSSGQWLVYRDGNRNGRLDDGESIERHGTVPGPDGAVVIEGNGPFNEAVIYLPAGHATKPGGGFAAGRLRVCVPADISGNASEVVIAPSGRVRKASLNLDGQCPPI from the coding sequence GTGACGGCGCTCACATCGAAGGTAATCGGCCAGGGCTTCTCCCTGATCGAGCTCATGGTGACGATCACTGTTCTGGCCGTCACCCTTGCGATCGCGATCCCGGCGTTTTCCGCCATCACAGCCCAGAACCGTTTGGCTGCCGCCAGCAATGGCGTGCAAGGGGCTGTCATGGCGGCCCGCCAGGCGGCGATCAATCTGGGCCAGCCGGTGGCGTTGTGTGCCGGTAACCCTGGAATCGGCTGCAGCGGGGAGTGGTCCTCCGGACAGTGGCTTGTCTACCGCGACGGGAACCGGAACGGGCGGCTGGACGACGGCGAGTCGATAGAGCGCCATGGCACCGTGCCGGGACCCGATGGTGCCGTGGTGATCGAGGGTAACGGGCCGTTCAATGAAGCGGTCATTTATCTGCCCGCTGGTCATGCCACCAAGCCCGGTGGTGGGTTCGCTGCCGGGAGGCTGCGGGTGTGCGTGCCGGCGGATATTTCGGGCAATGCGTCCGAGGTGGTCATTGCCCCGAGCGGCCGTGTGCGGAAGGCCTCGCTCAATCTCGATGGGCAGTGCCCGCCAATCTGA
- a CDS encoding FKBP-type peptidyl-prolyl cis-trans isomerase has translation MTDADQSALPTIEKDSEVTIHYELRLPDDRVVDSTFGDEPFTVRLGNGAFEPNLEDALIGLPLGEYTRILLTPEYAFGMPDPTNIHTMPRGQFPEEMQLEPQLVIEFDLPNGEAVPGTVTAVTEDAVTVDFNHPLAGQNVQFIVQVLGIDGQQAEQAGESPSGATT, from the coding sequence ATGACCGACGCTGACCAGTCTGCGCTGCCGACCATCGAAAAGGATTCCGAGGTCACCATCCACTACGAGCTACGTCTGCCCGACGACCGGGTGGTGGACAGCACCTTCGGTGACGAGCCGTTCACGGTGCGCCTCGGCAACGGTGCGTTCGAGCCCAACCTCGAGGACGCGCTGATCGGGCTGCCGCTGGGCGAGTACACCCGCATCCTGCTGACGCCGGAATATGCCTTCGGCATGCCGGATCCCACCAACATCCACACCATGCCGCGCGGGCAGTTTCCCGAGGAGATGCAGCTCGAGCCGCAGCTGGTGATCGAGTTCGACCTGCCCAACGGCGAGGCGGTGCCCGGCACCGTCACGGCGGTCACCGAGGATGCGGTCACCGTTGATTTCAACCACCCGCTGGCCGGTCAGAACGTCCAGTTCATCGTGCAGGTGCTGGGCATCGACGGGCAGCAGGCGGAACAGGCGGGCGAGAGCCCGTCGGGAGCGACAACATGA